The sequence GGCGACGTCAGCGAGACGCGGCGCAGGTAGCCGTTCAGCTCCGACTTCTCGGTGGGCCGCTCGAGCTGCAGGTTCAAGATCGCGAGCGAGACATCCGGCGTCGGAACACGGATCGCGCTCCCCGTGAGCCGGCCGGCGAGCTGCGGCAGCGCCTTCGCGACCGCCTTCGCCGCCCCGGTCTCGGCGATCACCATGTTCAGCACCGCGGACCGGCCACGGCGGTCGCCCTTGTGGAAGTTGTCGATCAGGTTCTGGTCGTTCGTGAACGAGTGCACGGTCTCGACATGCCCACGGACGACGCCGTAGGCGTCGTCGATCGCGGCCAGCACGGGCGTGATCGCGTTCGTCGTGCACGACGCCGCCGACAGGATCGCATCGCCCGGCGTGATGGCATCGTGGTTGATGCCGTGCACGATGTTCTTGATCGCGCCCTTGCCGGGCGCCGTGAGCAGCACGCGGGCGACGCCCGGCGCCCGCAGGTGCTGCGAGAGCCCCGCCTCGTCACGCCACCGACCCGTGTTGTCGACCACGATCGCGTCGCTGATGCCGTACGCCGTGTAGTCGACCGAGGCCGGGTCGTCGGAGTAGATGACCTGGATCAGCGTGCCGTTCGCGAGGATCGTGTTCCGCTCCTCGTCGACCTCGATCGTGCCGGCGAACGGCCCGTGCACCGAATCACGGCGCAGCAGACTCGCGCGCTTCTGCAGGTCGTTCTCGGCCCCCCGGCGCACGACGATCGCGCGCAGCCGCAGGCCGTGCCCGTTGCCCGCATGCGCGATCAGGATGCGCGCGAGCAGCCGGCCGATGCGGCCGAACCCGTAGAGCACGACGTCGGCGCCCGCCGGCGCCGCGTCGCCATCGGCGTCAGCGACGAGCACCGGCGCGAGCTCACTGCGCAGGAAGTCCACGAGATCGGATGCCCCGCCCGCGGCCACGGTGTCACGGTACCGCTGCACGAGCCGCGCCACATCGATCGAGGCCGGCCCCGGGCCCACCTCGCGCAGCGCCTCGAGGAGGCGGATCGTGTCTTCCGGGTCGAGCTCGACGTCCTCGGCCTGCCGGGCGAAGCGATGCGCCTTCAGCAGGTCGACCGGCGACCGGTTGATCAGCCGGCGACCGTGGATCGAGGTCACCACCCCGAACTCGCGGTACAGACCGCCGATCAGCGGGATCATGCGCTCGGCGAGTTCCTCCCGGGCGATCCAGTCTCGGCGTCGGGCATCGAACTCGTCATTCACGTGCGCGTCCTCTCAGCCGAGCCACCGGTGGGCAGCGTCGACCACACTCGTTGAAGGGATGCTTCGATCCTAGAGGGACGCGTCAGGCCGGGGCGACCTCAGCGTCGACGGCGACGTCGTCCACGAACGAGATGTTGTAGACCGCGATGCGCTGCGGCACACCGTCGAAGGCGGCCGCTCGCGCGTCGGATGCGAGGTAGGCCTGCTCGAGCTCGGCGAACCGCTCACGGTCGCCCTCGGCGCTGACGGCCCACACGAACTCGTTCGTCTCACGGAGTCCGTACGCGAACTCGATCGCGAAGCCCGCCGCGGGCCGCACGGTGGGCATGGTGCCGTCGAACCAGGCGAGGAAGGCGTCGTATTCCCCGTCGACGAGCGTGTACCGGCGCAGCTGAATCGTCTTCACGCGGTCCATCTTGCCAGGAGCGCGCGGGGCCTCCGTGCCAGACGATAGGCAGGACGAGCGCGCCGCGGTCAGTTCAGTGCGCCGGGCACCGCGAGGGCGTCGATCCACTCGAGCAGGCGTGGCACGGCACGGTACCCGATCGCGCCGTGGTCGATGTCGGGATACTCGACGTACTCGACGGCGTTGCCGTTCGCCGCGAGCCCGTCGGCGTACGCCTTCGTCTCGGCCGGGTCGATGAGCTCGTCGGCGAGGCCCTGCGCGACGAAGACCGGCAGGTCGGCGGGCACCGCGTCGGGCACGTTCTCGGCGAGCAACGTCGCCCATGGCTCGGTCGCCGCCGGGTCCGCGGTCATGAACCCTCCGACGAGCGGCCGGGCGAGATCGTGCAGCTCGGTCGATTGCGTGGCGAGGCACAGGTCGTTCATGGCCGGCACGGCGGCGACGCCCGCGGGCGAGAGGATCGACTCGAGCGTCGCACCCGGCGTGGTCGGCCCGTAGACCTCGGCGTATGCGGCGAACGCGTAGGCGCCGATCGTGACGCCCGAGATATCGTCGAGGTGCGCATCGATGAGCTTCGGCAGGTTCGCGGCGGGCGCGGCGACCGCCACCCCGTGCACCTCGAGCTCGGGCGCGTACGAGGACGCGGCGGATGCGGCGAAGAGCGCCGCCTGCCCGCCCTGCGAGTGGCCCCACGTGACGAGGTCGTCACCCGCGTCGGTCTCGGGCAGGTGCTGCGCCGCGCGCACGGCGTCGAGCACCGCGGTGGCCGCCGTCGCGCCGACGAGGTAGGAGTTCGGGCCGTCGACACCGCCGCCGACGTAGTCGGTCGCGGCCACCACGAAGCCGCGGTCGAGCAGGTCGCCGAGCCCCTCCATGAGCAGGAACGGGTCGATCCACCTGGACGGGGCGCAGTCGGGCGCGGTGCCGGTCGTGGGGTGGCCCCAACCGACGACCGGTCGACCGCCGTCGGGCGCCGAGCCGGTCGGGGCGACGACCAGGCCCGAGGAGAGCACGGGATCGCCGGCCTGATCGGTCGTGTGATAGATCACACGCCAGGCGCGCGCATCGTCGGGCGCGCCGACGATCTCCTGCGAGCGCACGAGCGTGCCGGGGTCGCCGGATGCCACGTCGTCGGGCAGCTCGTAGAAGCCCTCGATCGTGGGCTCCTCGACCTCGTCCTCGATGAGCCGGTCGGCGAAGCTGCAGCCGCCGAGCAGCACCGCGAGGCATCCGGCCGCGATCGCGGTGCCGAGCCGGCGCCCACGGCGCGAGGCAGCGTGGGACGCGGGGGGAACCGACGACCACGCGTCACCGCGGTCGATGACCCGCGGGACGGGATCGGGTGCGGTCACGGCGGTCCCTTTCATGCTGCTCTCACTGTGCCACACGTGGCCCGCGTCACTCCGTCTCGACGGGACGCAGAACGCCGGGGCCGACGTGTGCGTCGGCCCCGGCGTCCGGAGTGCGGAAAGCGCGGTGCGGGGATCAGCCCGCGGCGCACACCTCGCCGATGGCGGTGAGCTCGGTCTGCACATTCTGGGTGGTCTCCATGAACGCGTTCATGTCGAGCGCGGCCGGATCGGCGGCGGCGGCCTGGGCCTGCGCGACGAGCTCCTCGAACGCGACGCCTGCCGAGTCGGCCTGCGCCTTCACCTCGGCGTTGCCGAGGCCGTTGCGGACCTCGGCGAACTCGACGACGAACGCGTTGAGCTTCTCGACGGCGGCATTCGGATCGGCGCTGAGCTCGGACACACCCTCCTGGAGCGCGCTGGTGGATGCCGAGAGCCCCTCCTGCAGGTCGGCGCACGCCTCGGCGACGGTCTGGTCGGTGGCGGTGTTCATGTCACGCGAGTTCGAGTCGGAGCCGGAGCTGCCGGACTCGTCGGGCCCGCCGGAGGACGAGGAGTCCGCAGCGCAGCCGGTGAGCAGAAGCCCACCGAGCGCGAGCACGGCGAGCGCGGATACGTGGCGGCGAGAAGGCATAGGGAAGCGTCTCCTTGACGGTGAGGTGGGTTGGACAGCGATGCTGCGCTTCCACGCTACCGATGAGGACTGCGGATTCCGATTCGGAGCCCCGGGGTTGATTTTGTGCCGCGCGTGAGGGTCAGATCTGCACGGCCGTCACGTGCGCTCGTCAGGCGAGGAAGCCGAGGGCGGCGGCCTTGAACTCGCGGCTCGTGAGCGTTGAGACGTGGTCGCGGCCGGCGATGCGCAGGACGTCGCTGCCCCGCGCCGCAGCGAACTCCTCCACGCCGTCGGGCACAGGGTCGAGCTCGCCGGCCACGAAGAGCACGGGCACCTCGGCCGGGATGACCAGCGGCGCCCCCGCGACGCCCTCGATGCACGCGAGCAATGCGGCCCGGTCGGCGCCGGCGTCCACGGCCGGGCGGAGGACCTGCTCGATGACCGGGTTCCTCGCCGGCTCGCCGCGCAGCAGCACGCCGCGCGCGTCATCGAGATCCCACGACGCGAACAGCTCGTTCGGCCCGGCTCCGCCCACGATCGCGCGGCGCAGCCGCCCCGGTGCCGCCGTCGCGAACGCCGACAGCGCGCGATTGCCCATCGAGTAGGCGACGAGGTCGACCCGGTCGACTCCGGCCGAGTCGAGCACGGCGACGAGGTCGTCGCCGAACCGCTCCGGGAGATAGGCGGATGCCTCGGCCGGCTTGTCGCTCTCGCCGTGCCCACGCAGATCGACGGTCAGCACGGCGTGCCCAGCCGCCTGCAGCGCGTTCACCCACCCGGTGCCCTCCCAGGTGATCCGCGCGTTCGACGCGAAGCCGTGCACGAGCAGCACCGGCACCGTCAGAATGTCCGCGGACTCCGAGGCATCCGCCCCGCCCGAGGCATCCGCCCCACCCTGCGTCGCCGCCTCGAAGACGCGGTACGCGATCAACGCGCCGTCGGGGCTGTCGGCGTACAGGACCGGCGCCTCGGGCGCCGACGCCTGCCTCACTCGCGGGCCTCGCCGAGGCTGCTGGAGTCGGCCAGCACGGCGCCCGCATGCGCGAGCTCGGCGAGCGCCGCCTCGCTGGACTCGGGCGCCACGCCCGCGATGAGGTCGGTGAAGATCCGCACGTGACGGCCGTGTTCGACGGCGTCGAGGCCACTCGCCCGCACGCAGTAGTCGGTCGCGATGCCGACGAGGTCGACCTCGGTCACGCCGTGGTCGTCGAGGATCTGGGCGACGGTCCGGCCGTCGTCGGCGACGCCCTCGAAGGCCGAGTACGCGGCCTCGCCCTGCCCCTTGCGGATGTGCACGTCGACGCCGCTGTGGTCGAAGTCTGGGTGGTACTCGGCGCCCGGGGTGCCGGCGACGCAGTGGTCGGGCCAGGTCTCGACGAAGTCGGGGTCGCCGTCTTCACCCGCGAAATGGCCGCCATTGTCGTTGTCGGCGTCGTGCCAGTCTCGGGAGGCGATGACGACGCCGTAGGCGTCGCGGTGCTCGGCGAGCAGCTTCGAGACACCCTGAGCAACCGCATTCCCGCCTGCGACCCCGAGCGCGCCGCCCTCGGTGAAGTCGTTCTGCACGTCGACGATCATAAGCGCCCGGGTCATGTGGACCACCCTTCCCTCACCCCCATTCTCATCCCAAATCCGTCGCGTCTGGGGTGGTTCTCTGCGGTTCGGGTCGAGGCGCGCGTGCGCCGGGTGGGCAGAACCGGCCGGATGTCTCCGGCCAGCGGGTCACGCGTTGCCGAGGTTGTCCCCGCAGAGGAAGAACCCCGTCGTGAGCGTGTCGATCGCCTGCTTCGCGGCATCCGTGACGTCGCCGAGCGCGTAGATCGCGAACGTGAGGGTCGAGCCGTCCTGGGCCCGGATGACACCGGAGAGGGTGTACCCGGTCTCGATCCAGCCGGTCTTGGCGGAGACCGCCCCGTCGGCGACGGCGTTGTCGCCTGCGAACCGATCGCTGTACGACAGCGAGCCGCGTTGCCCGGAGACGGGCAGTCCGTCCATGAGGACGCCGAGGTTGGCCTCGCGGGCGTTGATCTTGACGAAGAGGCGCGTGAGGTACGACGGCGGGACCGCATTGAAGTCGGAGAGACCGGAGCCGTCGACGACGTGGATGCCGGCCGGGTCGACGCCGTACGCGGCGAGGCCCTGGAGCACCCCCGCGTTGATCGCGTCGAACGAGTTGCCGGCGCCGGTGCGGATCGCGACCAGGCGCGCCAGCATCTCGGCCGCGGTGTTGTCGGAGACGATCAATGACTTGTCGACCAGTTGCGCGACGGTCGGCGAGCCGACCTGGCCGAGCTGCGCGGCTCCCGCGGGCGCCGTGCCGCGTTCGATGGCCGCGATGCCGCCGAGCTCCCCCGCGAACGCCTCACCGGCCCGGCCGATCGGATCGGTGCTGCGGGCCGAGGTGTTCGCGGTGGGATCGTCGCGGTCGCCGTCGACCATGAGCGCGGTGATGTGGGACATGTATCCGAGGTCGCGCTCGACGGTATCCCAGCTGTCGTGCCATTCGGGCCCGCCGAAGTAGCTCGCGTCGAGGATGAGCTTGGTGAGCGGAGGGTTCGACGGGTCGGCGTTCCAGGCCGCGCGGACCTGCGCGGCGAGGTCGTCGAGGTGCGCGGCGCCCGGGTAGACGGTCTCGGTGCCGCTCGGTGTGCGCGAGAGCGTCACGTCGCCGCCCCCGACGAGCACGGCCGAGCCCGGTTCAGCACCCTTCACGACCGTGGTCGTCGCTCGGTACTCGGGTCCGAGCACATTGAGCGCGGCGGCCGCGGTGAGCACCTTCATGACGCTCGCCGTGCGCGACGGCGTGGTGCCACCTCGGTCGTAGAGCACCTCGCCGGTCGCGGTGTTCATCACCTGGGCCTGCAGGTTCGCGAGCCGCGGATCGGCGGCCCTCTCCGCCACCGAGCAGGTACGGACCCGACTCGCGGCGACCGCCGCGGCCGGCGCCGGGCGGGCGGGATCGACCGTCGGAACCGGTGCGGCGGTCGCCGCCGCCGTCGTCGTGTCGTCCGGGCGCGGCGGGGCGGACTGGGTTCCCGCGAAGACGGCACCCGTGCCGAGCAGCACGAACGCGAGGCTCGCGCCGACGATGGTCAGCGGCAGCCGATGCCGGCGTGCGCTCCGGGTCAGGCGGGAGACGAACGTGCCGTGACGGGTCGCGTGGCCGGCACGGTCGCCGGGCGTCGGGTCGGCGGTCGTCGGGTCGGCGGTCGTCGGGTCGGCGGTCGTCGGGTCGGCAGCCGTCGGCTCGGCGTCCGTGAGCTCGGCGTCCACGAACTCGCCGTCCATGCGCTCGCTGCCCATGGACCCGTCATTCTCGTCACCCCGCACCACCCGGGCATTGTACGAGCCGATTCCGGGCGGAGACCGGGCGGCGCCTGATCATCCGCCTCACTCGCCGGGGTACCGCAGGCCGATCTGCTCGCGGATGGCGTCGAGCGTGCCCATGATCGCGACGGTCTCCTCGATGGGCAGGATGTCGCCCGCGAGGTTGCCCTCGGCAACGAGCCGTTCGAGCGCCTCGGCCTGGAAGTACATGCCTCGGCCGTTCACCTCCGAGCGGTATTCCTCGAGCACGCTGCCGTCGTGCGACACCACCCGGAACGTCGTCGGCGTGTACCAGACGTCGTCGATGTCGATGCGGGCCTCCGTGCCGACGACCGTGGCGGTGTCGGGACCTCGCGCATCGCTCGCGGAGAGGGTCAGGGCGATGCGCGAGCCCTCGTACCCGAAGATGGTCGCGACCTGCGCGTCGGCCCCCGTGGGCTTGAAGGTCGCCGTCGCCTGAATGGTCGAGGGCGCACCGAACAGGTCCCACGCGAACGAGATCGGGTAGATGCCGAGGTCGAGCAGCGCCCCTCCCCCGAGCTCGAGCGCGTTGAGGCGGTGCGACGGGTCATCGGGGAGCTTCTGCGTATGATCGGCGATCAACGTGCGCAGATCGCCGATCGTGCCCTCCGCGATGATCTCGCGGATGCGGACCATATGCGGCAGATACCGCGTCCACATCGCCTCGAGCACCAGCAGCCCCTTCGCCGCCGCAAGGTCGGCGACCCGGCGTGCCTCGGCCTGGTTGAGCGTGAACGCCTTCTCGACGAGCACGTGCTTGCCGCCCTCGAGCGCCAGCATCGCGCCCTCGGCGTGGAACGGATGCGGCGTCGAGATGTAGATCACATCGATCTCGGGATCGGCCGCGAGCTGTTCATAGCTGCCGTATGCCGTCGGGATGCCGAACTCGGCCGCGAACGCGTCCGCCGATCGCTGATTCCGAGAGCCCACCGCGCGAACATCGAATCCGTTGAGCGTGAGGTCGCTGGTGAACGCGTGGGCGATGCCGCCGGTCGCGAGGATGCCCCATCGCAGTCGTTCCGTCATACAGGCCAGCCTAGGGGCCGCGACCGAGACCTCGCGGCCGTCAGGCATACGAGTCGTTGACGTCGGAGGTGCAGTGCACGTCCACGCGGTAGGACACGGCACCGTCGCCACTGCCGCCGCCCTCGCCCTCGCTGGTCAGCGTCACCCGATTCAGACCGTACGGGCCGAGGCCGACCGCCGTCTTGTCCTCGAGCCTCGTGAGCACCGCACGGATGTCGACGGCGAGCTCACCGGGACCGCCCGCCCCGATCGTCACCTCCACTCCCGGCGTGAGCCGCCAGGGAGGACCCCCGTACATCTCGTTGAACACAAACGGATGCGACTCGGGGCATCGCACCTCCTCGACGAGCTGGGTCTCGCCGGCCCCGATCGTTCGCCAGTGCCCCTCGATCGTGATGCGTTCGGACGTCGACGGTGCGATGGCGACCGAAGCCGCAGCGGCACCGCCGCCACCGATGCCCACTCCGCCGAACAGCAGGGTCGTGGTCGCGGCTGCCGCCGCGACCGTTCTCGCCGTCGCCAGACACCGTGCCCACATCGTCAGACCTTCCCCTCCAGAGCAGACGGGGTGCCCGCCCGGAACGAACGTAGGCCGCCGACGTCGTCGCCCTCGCGTCGATGGGCGGATCCGTGGACGAGTGACGCGCCGCTCGACCTGGGGAGAGAGCTTCGGCGGCCGGCGCGAAACAGCGAACGCCCCTCCCGAAAGGAGGGGCGTTCACACTCGGAGCCGCCTGTCGGAATCGAACCGACGACCTATTCATTACGAGTGAATCGCTCTACCGACTGAGCTAAGGCGGCGTGTCCCGGGCGCTGAGGCGTCCGCGGCACGAGCACCAATACTAGCGGGTTTTCGGCGAACGAATGACCACTCGCCGAGCGGTCAGCAGTTCGTCTCGCCCTCGGGCACGACGCCGTCGATGAGATAGCGCTCGACCGCGTCGGACACGCACTGATTCGACTTGTTGTACGCGGTGTGCCCCTCGCCGTCGTACGTCACGAGCACGCCGGAGTCGAGCTGTTCGGCGAGCGCGACGGACCATTCATAGGGCGTCGCCGGGTCGCCGGTCGTGCCGACCACGAGGATCGGGGCGGCGCCCTCGGCGTGGATCGGCGCGCGCTCCGCCTCACTCGGCACCGGCCAGTCGAGACAGCCGAGGTCGCCGTAGCCGAAGTACGGCCCGATGATGGGGGCCGCCTCCGCGATGCCGGCCGCCTTCTCGCGCATGACGGCGACGTCGGACTGGTACTCGTAGTCGAGGCAGTTGATCGCGCTGAACGCCTCCGTCGAGTTGTCGAGGTAGCTGCCGTCGGGGTTCCGGCCGTTGTACCCGTCGGCGAGCTGCAGCGCGAGGTCGGCGTCGCCGAACTGCACGGACGTGAAGAGCTGGTCCAGCGCCGGCCAGCTCTGCTGAGAGTAGAGCGGATAGATGATCGCCGTGATCAGCGTGTCGGCGCCGACCTGACGGCCGTCGGTGCCACGCAACGGGCTCGCCTCGACCGACGCGAGCAGCTCTGCGATCTCCGCCAGCGCGTCGTCGGCCGTG is a genomic window of Agromyces protaetiae containing:
- a CDS encoding isochorismatase family protein, whose protein sequence is MTRALMIVDVQNDFTEGGALGVAGGNAVAQGVSKLLAEHRDAYGVVIASRDWHDADNDNGGHFAGEDGDPDFVETWPDHCVAGTPGAEYHPDFDHSGVDVHIRKGQGEAAYSAFEGVADDGRTVAQILDDHGVTEVDLVGIATDYCVRASGLDAVEHGRHVRIFTDLIAGVAPESSEAALAELAHAGAVLADSSSLGEARE
- a CDS encoding glyceraldehyde-3-phosphate dehydrogenase, whose protein sequence is MNDEFDARRRDWIAREELAERMIPLIGGLYREFGVVTSIHGRRLINRSPVDLLKAHRFARQAEDVELDPEDTIRLLEALREVGPGPASIDVARLVQRYRDTVAAGGASDLVDFLRSELAPVLVADADGDAAPAGADVVLYGFGRIGRLLARILIAHAGNGHGLRLRAIVVRRGAENDLQKRASLLRRDSVHGPFAGTIEVDEERNTILANGTLIQVIYSDDPASVDYTAYGISDAIVVDNTGRWRDEAGLSQHLRAPGVARVLLTAPGKGAIKNIVHGINHDAITPGDAILSAASCTTNAITPVLAAIDDAYGVVRGHVETVHSFTNDQNLIDNFHKGDRRGRSAVLNMVIAETGAAKAVAKALPQLAGRLTGSAIRVPTPDVSLAILNLQLERPTEKSELNGYLRRVSLTSPLRQQVDYIESADVVSTDFVGSNRAGIVDGLATIADGTDVVLYVWYDNEFGYSCQVVRVLEAMAGAHPMVLPEREPVRVERASLVE
- a CDS encoding lipase family protein, encoding MTAPDPVPRVIDRGDAWSSVPPASHAASRRGRRLGTAIAAGCLAVLLGGCSFADRLIEDEVEEPTIEGFYELPDDVASGDPGTLVRSQEIVGAPDDARAWRVIYHTTDQAGDPVLSSGLVVAPTGSAPDGGRPVVGWGHPTTGTAPDCAPSRWIDPFLLMEGLGDLLDRGFVVAATDYVGGGVDGPNSYLVGATAATAVLDAVRAAQHLPETDAGDDLVTWGHSQGGQAALFAASAASSYAPELEVHGVAVAAPAANLPKLIDAHLDDISGVTIGAYAFAAYAEVYGPTTPGATLESILSPAGVAAVPAMNDLCLATQSTELHDLARPLVGGFMTADPAATEPWATLLAENVPDAVPADLPVFVAQGLADELIDPAETKAYADGLAANGNAVEYVEYPDIDHGAIGYRAVPRLLEWIDALAVPGALN
- a CDS encoding alpha/beta fold hydrolase encodes the protein MRQASAPEAPVLYADSPDGALIAYRVFEAATQGGADASGGADASESADILTVPVLLVHGFASNARITWEGTGWVNALQAAGHAVLTVDLRGHGESDKPAEASAYLPERFGDDLVAVLDSAGVDRVDLVAYSMGNRALSAFATAAPGRLRRAIVGGAGPNELFASWDLDDARGVLLRGEPARNPVIEQVLRPAVDAGADRAALLACIEGVAGAPLVIPAEVPVLFVAGELDPVPDGVEEFAAARGSDVLRIAGRDHVSTLTSREFKAAALGFLA
- a CDS encoding Gfo/Idh/MocA family protein, whose amino-acid sequence is MTERLRWGILATGGIAHAFTSDLTLNGFDVRAVGSRNQRSADAFAAEFGIPTAYGSYEQLAADPEIDVIYISTPHPFHAEGAMLALEGGKHVLVEKAFTLNQAEARRVADLAAAKGLLVLEAMWTRYLPHMVRIREIIAEGTIGDLRTLIADHTQKLPDDPSHRLNALELGGGALLDLGIYPISFAWDLFGAPSTIQATATFKPTGADAQVATIFGYEGSRIALTLSASDARGPDTATVVGTEARIDIDDVWYTPTTFRVVSHDGSVLEEYRSEVNGRGMYFQAEALERLVAEGNLAGDILPIEETVAIMGTLDAIREQIGLRYPGE
- a CDS encoding D-alanyl-D-alanine carboxypeptidase/D-alanyl-D-alanine-endopeptidase encodes the protein MVRGDENDGSMGSERMDGEFVDAELTDAEPTAADPTTADPTTADPTTADPTPGDRAGHATRHGTFVSRLTRSARRHRLPLTIVGASLAFVLLGTGAVFAGTQSAPPRPDDTTTAAATAAPVPTVDPARPAPAAAVAASRVRTCSVAERAADPRLANLQAQVMNTATGEVLYDRGGTTPSRTASVMKVLTAAAALNVLGPEYRATTTVVKGAEPGSAVLVGGGDVTLSRTPSGTETVYPGAAHLDDLAAQVRAAWNADPSNPPLTKLILDASYFGGPEWHDSWDTVERDLGYMSHITALMVDGDRDDPTANTSARSTDPIGRAGEAFAGELGGIAAIERGTAPAGAAQLGQVGSPTVAQLVDKSLIVSDNTAAEMLARLVAIRTGAGNSFDAINAGVLQGLAAYGVDPAGIHVVDGSGLSDFNAVPPSYLTRLFVKINAREANLGVLMDGLPVSGQRGSLSYSDRFAGDNAVADGAVSAKTGWIETGYTLSGVIRAQDGSTLTFAIYALGDVTDAAKQAIDTLTTGFFLCGDNLGNA